A single region of the Alteriqipengyuania flavescens genome encodes:
- a CDS encoding helix-turn-helix domain-containing protein gives MSETSILAGAALRRLRKREGLTQAAMAERLAISASYLNLIERNRRPLTARTVLSLVDEFDFDPRTLTQDEAVGGIDGMRRRLADARFADLAIDREDIVEWLAAAPQSAVAFARLFDAAGQASGDGAPTSEQLARREIEHWRNHFADLDQAAEELADEVRLSSQDLGQGLAERLRQRHQMSVRILPGDVMPDRLRRLDLHARQLQLSEMLLPASRNFQLALQIGLLEQRETIRSLAAGGDFTDEAARRLFERHLQAYFAAAVLMPYDRFVRACEATGYDLPILERRFNVGFEQLAHRLTTLQRVGRRGLPFFMARIDRAGQFSKRYAGASGTLLLDAPASCPLWTVHRAFEQGHALVTGLVTLEGSGAGQGTWFTMARTVAVSGARPDAGQFAIVLGIEASLAKNLAAARGLALDEGAAVPIGLGCVQCHRTDCRQRSLPPRGVALQFSERERGLTPFHFGV, from the coding sequence ATGAGCGAGACCTCCATCCTTGCCGGCGCGGCCCTGCGCCGCTTGCGCAAGCGCGAAGGGCTGACCCAGGCTGCCATGGCCGAGCGGCTTGCCATTTCGGCCAGCTACCTCAACCTGATCGAACGCAACCGGCGGCCGCTGACCGCGCGAACGGTCCTCAGCCTCGTCGACGAATTCGATTTCGACCCCCGCACCTTGACGCAGGACGAAGCGGTCGGCGGTATCGACGGCATGCGCCGCCGCCTCGCCGACGCGCGTTTCGCCGATCTTGCCATCGACCGGGAGGACATCGTCGAATGGCTCGCCGCCGCGCCGCAATCGGCAGTGGCATTCGCCCGGCTGTTCGACGCGGCCGGCCAGGCATCCGGCGATGGGGCGCCGACCAGCGAACAGCTCGCGCGGCGCGAAATCGAACACTGGCGCAACCACTTCGCCGATCTCGACCAGGCGGCAGAGGAACTGGCCGATGAGGTCCGCCTGTCGAGCCAGGATCTGGGACAGGGCCTTGCCGAGCGATTGCGGCAGCGCCACCAGATGTCGGTACGCATCCTGCCGGGCGATGTCATGCCCGACCGCTTGCGCCGGCTCGACCTCCACGCCCGCCAGCTGCAACTGTCCGAAATGCTGCTGCCCGCAAGCCGGAATTTCCAGCTGGCCCTGCAAATCGGGCTGCTGGAACAGCGCGAGACCATCCGCTCGCTCGCGGCAGGCGGCGACTTTACCGACGAGGCCGCGCGCCGACTGTTCGAGCGTCACCTGCAAGCTTATTTCGCCGCTGCGGTGCTGATGCCTTACGACCGCTTCGTGCGGGCGTGCGAGGCGACGGGCTACGACCTGCCCATCCTTGAGCGCCGCTTCAACGTCGGCTTCGAACAGCTCGCCCACCGGTTGACGACCCTGCAGCGCGTCGGACGGCGCGGCCTGCCGTTCTTCATGGCCCGCATCGACCGGGCGGGCCAGTTCTCCAAACGTTATGCCGGGGCGAGCGGGACCCTGTTGCTCGATGCGCCGGCCAGTTGCCCGCTGTGGACGGTACACCGGGCTTTCGAGCAGGGCCACGCCCTCGTTACCGGCCTCGTCACGCTGGAAGGAAGCGGCGCGGGGCAGGGCACGTGGTTCACCATGGCGCGCACTGTCGCAGTGTCGGGCGCCCGGCCCGACGCCGGACAATTCGCGATCGTGCTGGGTATCGAAGCCTCGCTCGCCAAGAACCTCGCTGCGGCCCGCGGTCTGGCGCTGGATGAAGGCGCCGCCGTGCCGATCGGCCTTGGCTGCGTGCAATGCCACCGCACCGATTGCCGGCAGCGATCCCTGCCGCCGCGCGGCGTCGCGTTGCAATTCTCGGAACGGGAGCGCGGCCTCACGCCGTTCCATTTCGGCGTCTAG